In the genome of Desulfofarcimen acetoxidans DSM 771, one region contains:
- a CDS encoding IS481 family transposase produces MSKRTCTLATFYRFMAANPDLAAGKEPEEHEREFKRFSHQFINELWQTDVLYGPYIKVGKAKKQLYLLAFIDDASRLITHGQFFDTQNYTALRIALREAILKRGVPKMIYTDNGKIYRANQFAMLCASLGCSLIHAAPFTPTSKGKIERFFLTVRQRFLSNTDTTKIRGIDELNLLFWRWLEENYQRKTHSSLDLSPLDFFMSQAHQIKLFSNPELLKEYFLLRITRKVNHDATLSIDTVLYETDQCLANSRIEVRYEPEWLTIPQKTLPLYKEGKLVGEAKQVNFYDNARVKRRGRPNSAKKEKPEDVIFEKKETVKIPDSSSSISFTKLAEQMKGEGES; encoded by the coding sequence TTGAGTAAAAGAACTTGTACCCTAGCCACATTTTATCGTTTTATGGCAGCAAACCCTGATTTGGCAGCTGGGAAAGAGCCAGAGGAACATGAACGCGAATTTAAGAGATTTTCACACCAATTTATAAACGAATTATGGCAAACAGATGTTCTTTATGGGCCGTATATTAAGGTGGGCAAGGCTAAGAAACAGCTCTATTTGTTGGCTTTTATTGATGATGCTTCGAGATTAATTACTCACGGGCAATTTTTTGATACACAAAACTACACAGCCCTGAGAATAGCTTTGCGAGAGGCCATATTAAAACGTGGAGTTCCTAAGATGATTTACACGGATAACGGAAAAATTTACCGCGCCAATCAGTTCGCCATGCTATGTGCCAGTTTGGGTTGCTCCTTAATCCATGCCGCTCCTTTTACGCCAACCTCTAAGGGTAAAATTGAGAGATTTTTCCTGACGGTTCGCCAACGGTTTTTATCCAACACTGATACCACTAAGATTAGGGGTATTGATGAATTGAACTTGCTTTTTTGGCGGTGGTTAGAGGAAAATTATCAGCGCAAAACTCATAGTTCATTAGATCTAAGCCCTTTGGATTTCTTTATGTCGCAGGCCCACCAGATTAAACTTTTCTCGAATCCAGAGTTGTTAAAGGAATATTTCTTACTGCGGATTACTCGCAAGGTTAATCATGATGCTACATTGTCTATAGACACGGTACTTTATGAAACAGACCAATGCTTGGCTAACTCCCGGATCGAGGTGCGGTATGAACCAGAATGGTTAACTATCCCACAAAAAACATTACCCCTGTACAAAGAAGGTAAATTAGTAGGCGAGGCTAAACAGGTTAATTTTTATGACAATGCTAGGGTTAAAAGACGGGGCAGACCCAATTCGGCGAAAAAAGAAAAGCCGGAAGATGTTATATTTGAAAAGAAAGAAACGGTAAAGATACCCGACTCCTCAAGCAGTATCTCCTTTACGAAGTTAGCAGAGCAGATGAAGGGGGAGGGTGAGAGTTAG
- a CDS encoding ExeA family protein, with amino-acid sequence MFLQYFGLKFNPFSKEVPVEKMYMSQDLQELTQRLKYLQTTRGIGLVAGEPGAGKTTTLRKYASELNPSLYRHCYFSLSTVTVSEFYQGLALELGEEPAFKKVAIFRQIQQAICSMYYDNRITPVIILDEIHLASSKLLEDLRLIFNFKMDSQNPFILILSGQSTIRNKLGMNVNRPLKQRLAVKYVMQGLKKEEISDYCNSRLKQAGQVEDIITEGATEVLYANSNGLPRVVNSLMSNSLIYACNQNLRIIDEEVIYHAQNELNI; translated from the coding sequence GTGTTTCTTCAATATTTTGGGCTAAAATTTAACCCCTTTAGCAAAGAGGTCCCTGTAGAGAAGATGTATATGAGTCAGGATTTACAGGAGTTAACTCAAAGGTTAAAATACCTGCAAACTACAAGAGGTATTGGTCTTGTAGCTGGGGAACCGGGTGCAGGAAAAACAACGACTTTACGTAAATATGCTAGTGAATTAAATCCTTCTCTTTATCGTCACTGCTATTTCTCCCTGTCCACAGTAACAGTATCAGAATTCTACCAGGGATTGGCGCTGGAGTTAGGAGAAGAACCGGCTTTTAAAAAGGTAGCTATTTTCCGTCAAATCCAGCAAGCCATCTGCTCAATGTATTATGATAACCGGATAACTCCAGTTATTATCTTAGATGAAATACACCTTGCTTCAAGCAAACTTCTAGAGGATTTGCGGCTGATTTTTAACTTTAAAATGGACTCGCAAAATCCCTTCATTCTTATCTTGTCTGGCCAATCTACAATACGCAATAAATTGGGCATGAATGTTAACAGACCGTTAAAACAAAGGTTGGCGGTTAAATACGTTATGCAGGGATTAAAAAAAGAGGAAATCAGCGACTACTGCAACAGCAGGTTAAAGCAGGCTGGACAGGTGGAAGATATTATTACAGAAGGGGCTACTGAAGTTCTATATGCTAATTCAAACGGTTTGCCCCGGGTGGTAAACTCATTGATGTCCAACTCATTAATTTATGCCTGCAACCAGAATCTCAGGATTATCGATGAAGAAGTTATTTACCATGCACAGAATGAACTAAATATTTAA